In Dryobates pubescens isolate bDryPub1 chromosome 31, bDryPub1.pri, whole genome shotgun sequence, one DNA window encodes the following:
- the COMP gene encoding cartilage oligomeric matrix protein, whose product MLPALAAALLLCLSWPLSSCQQRRAGGDVGPEMLQEMRETNRVLLEVRELLKQQIKEITFLKNTVMECDACGIHPEATGPVITVTQFNRCLPNPCFPGVSCTETATGFRCGPCPPGYSGNGTACTDINECNAAPCFPKVQCINTSPGFRCDPCPPGFTGQMVEGVGLAYARANKQVCTDINECETGAARNCVPNSICINTRGSYKCGACKPGFVGDQVSGCRSQNVRRCPNGEISPCHEQAECIVERDGSLSCACRVGWAGNGYVCGKDTDIDGVPDEKQRCSDKKCRKDNCVTVPNSGQEDADRDGIGDACDDDADGDGIPNTEDNCVYTRNADQRNADKDNFGDACDNCRQVKNNDQKDIDGDGRGDECDDDMDGDGIKNPMDNCKRVPNPDQKDTDGDGVGDACDSCPTVSNPDQKDTDHDLVGDVCDTNQDSDGDGHQDSRDNCPTVPNSSQVDTDNDGLGDECDDDDDDDGIPDEKPPGPDNCRLVPNPGQEDSDGDGVGNLCEDDFDRDMVIDRIDVCPENAEVTLTDFRAFQTVVLDPEGDAQIDPNWIVLNQGMEIVQTMNSDPGLAVGYTAFNGVDFEGTFHVNTATDDDYAGFIFGYQDSSSFYVVMWKQMEQTYWQANPFRAVAEPGIQLKAVKSKTGPGEYLRNSLWHTGDTTDQVKLLWKDPRNSGWKDKTSYRWFLQHRPQVGYIRARFYEGPEVVADTGVVLDTTMRGGRLGVFCFSQENIIWSNLRYRCNDTIPEDYETFRVQQD is encoded by the exons GAGGTGATGTTGGGCCAGAAATGCTGCAGGAGATGAGAGAAACCAACCGTGTGCTGCTGGAGGTCCgggagctgctgaagcagcag ATTAAGGAGATAACATTCCTGAAGAATACAGTCATGGAGTGTGATGCCTGTG GCATCCACCCCGAGGCCACAGGCCCTGTGATCACAGTGACTCAGTTCAACAGGTGCCTGCCCAACCCCTGCTTCCCCGGCGTGTCCTGCACCGAGACTGCCACCGGCTTCCGCTGCGgcccctgcccccccggctACTCCGGCAACGGCACCGCCTGCACCGACATCAACGAG TGCAACGCAGCCCCCTGCTTCCCGAAGGTCCAGTGCATTAACACCTCCCCCGGCTTCCGCTGCGACCCCTGCCCCCCCGGCTTCACCGGGCAAATggtggagggggttgggctggcttATGCCAGGGCCAACAAGCAG GTCTGCACTGACATCAACGAGTGTGAGACAGGAGCTGCCAGGAACTGTGTCCCAAACTCCATCTGCATCAACACCCGG GGCTCCTACAAGTGCGGGGCTTGCAAGCCTGGCTTCGTGGGGGACCAGGTCAGCGGCTGCAGGAGCCAGAACGTGCGGCGCTGCCCCAACGGCGAGATCAGTCCCTGCCACGAGCAGGCGGAGTGCATCGTGGAGAGGGATGGGTCCCTGTCCTGCGCG TGCCGCGTGGGGTGGGCAGGTAATGGCTACGTGTGTGGGAAGGACACAGACATCGATGGGGTCCCGGACGAGAAGCAGCGCTGCTCCGACAAGAAGTGCCGCAAG GATAACTGCGTGACCGTCCCCAACTCCGGCCAGGAGGATGCGGACAGGGATGGGATCGGAGATGCTTGTGATGACGACGCCGACGGAGATGGGATCCCAAACACGGAG GACAACTGCGTCTACACTCGCAACGCCGACCAGCGCAACGCCGACAAGGACAACTTCGGCGACGCCTGCGACAACTGCCGCCAGGTGAAGAACAACGACCAGAAGGACATCGACGGCGACGGCCGCGGGGATGAGTGCGACGACGACATGGACGGCGACG ggaTCAAAAACCCCATGGACAACTGCAAGAGAGTTCCTAACCCTGACCAGAAAGACACTGATGGAGATGGAGTAGGAGATGCCTGTGACAGCTGCCCCACAGTCAGTAACCCAGACCAG AAAGACACCGACCACGACCTGGTAGGAGACGTCTGTGACACCAACCAGGACAG TGATGGGGATGGCCACCAAGACTCTCGGGACAACTGCCCAACGGTGCCCAACAGCTCCCAGGTGGACACAGACAACGATGGGCTGGGAGATGaatgtgatgatgatgatgatgatgatgggaTCCCAGATGAGAAACCTCCAGGCCCTGACAACTGCAGGCTTGTCCCTAACCCTGGCCAAGAAGACTCAGACG gtgaCGGCGTGGGGAACCTGTGTGAAGATGACTTTGACCGGGACATGGTGATCGACCGCATCGACGTCTGCCCCGAGAACGCCGAGGTGACCCTCACCGACTTCAGAGCCTTCCAGACAGTGGTGCTGGACCCCGAGGGCGATGCACAGATCGACCCCAACTGGATTGTCCTCAACCAG GGCATGGAAATTGTCCAGACCATGAACAGTGACCCTGGGCTGGCTGTAG GCTACACAGCCTTCAACGGAGTGGACTTTGAGGGCACTTTCCACGTCAACACTGCCACAGATGATGACTATGCTGGCTTCATCTTCGGCTACCAGGACAGCTCCAGCTTCTACGTGGTGATGTGGAAGCAGATGGAGCAAACCTACTGGCAGGCAAACCCCTTCCGAGCAGTGGCGGAACCTGGGATTCAGCTGAAG gcGGTGAAGTCCAAGACGGGGCCAGGGGAGTACCTGCGCAACTCCCTGTGGCACACAGGGGACACCACGGACCAGGTGAAGCTGCTGTGGAAGGACCCTCGGAACTCTGGCTGGAAGGACAAAACCTCCTACCGCTGGTTCCTGCAGCACCGGCCCCAGGTCGGCTACATCAG AGCTCGCTTCTATGAAGGCCCTGAAGTGGTGGCAGACACGGGAGTGGTCCTGGATACCACCATGCGAGGAGGGCGCCTGGGAGtcttctgcttctcccaggaaaaCATCATTTGGTCCAACCTGCGGTACCGCTGCAACg aCACCATCCCAGAGGACTATGAAACGTTCCGAGTTCAGCAAGACTGA